A genomic window from Meleagris gallopavo isolate NT-WF06-2002-E0010 breed Aviagen turkey brand Nicholas breeding stock chromosome 30, Turkey_5.1, whole genome shotgun sequence includes:
- the CPAMD8 gene encoding C3 and PZP-like alpha-2-macroglobulin domain-containing protein 8, with protein MAITVDALSYYKRNSTIGARRWARSPSCRDPPGWDGGWRRTDRGLRAEEDGAAAALAVGTESDSGSPAMLGGAPPSPKAPLIEAERGVQRAEPGCSDHAGTEEEDHTPVILNDLPLPILLLICRGYLIAAPSVFRSGVEEAVSVTIFNAVKETTVQIQLVVKGETVSRGHGTVLDKGTIKLKVPSGLRGQGHLKVWGNRHVTEEGYIFHNYTTVTIDSKGSSVFIQTDKPVYKPKQKVLINLFTVTSDLRPFNDRIEAYVVDPRGSRMIEWSNLKPFCCGMVNMSFPLSDQPVFGEWLIFAEMQGHTYNKSFEVQKYVLPKFELLIDPPRYIRDLTTCEKGTVHARYTFGKPVTGRLIVNMTINGVGYYRHEVGHPVLKTTQIDGSAVFDVCVKDMMPADVPEHFRGTVNIWATVVSSDGSKQVTFDDSTPVQKQLIDIKYSKDTRKQFKPGLPYKGKVEVTYPDGSPADRVTIRIKAELTPKDNVYTSELVSRNGLVEFEIPSIPTAAQYVWLETKVTAIDGRPSGDQYLPNYLSISSWYSPSKCHIQLQAPDKPFQVGEEAWIAVKSTCPCNFTLHYEVASRGNIVLSGLQPSNITQQRSKRATIPFEKNMDVTHFPGAAPTDTPATEVEVCVTFLHFSVSHSMAPLGRLLVYYVRENGEGVTDSLQFSVKSTFENQVAVTLSANETRPGDVVNIKVRAAKSSCVCIATVDKSVYLLKTGFQLTASQVFKELAEYDVSDAFGAPKEEGHFWWPGMSSRRRRRSSVFPWHWDVTKDARFAFTETGLVVMTDTVSLNHRQNGGMYTDEAVPAFQPHTGTLVATMRSKMAQSRAEKRKRTFFPETWIWHCLNVSNTSGEAELHVEVPDSITTWITEAVGLSEEEGLGIANQTELKTFKPFFIDFTLPYHVIRGEQTKIPLTVYNYLSVCVEVHVKISVPKGIKFVGHPGKHHLTRKKCVAPGEAKPTSVVLSFSELGLSNITAKAFAYGGTNCCQNGMQTLKNGKHSEDNYVDKRTPVGVDYVRSSVVIEPEGLSREYTYSVFFCPNEKIHISTPNKYEYQYMQKPAQMTHFDIAVKAHNDAHVALSSGPHDMAEMTEIVIGGHQNTKTWISISKMGEPVVSRDTAGILSWDEFRSFWISWKNGIIQVGHGTRVLNESIIVEWTVPKQFEVKYIGFSTGWGSIGEFKIWRKEETDENHNEAFTLGVPHNIIPGSERATASIIGDVMGPTLNNLDNLLRLPFGCGEQNMIHFAPNVFVLKYLQKTKQLSQEVESEATDYLVQGYQRQLTYKRQDGSYSAFGERDSSGSMWLTAFVLKSFAQSRGFIFIDPKELTAAKEWIIQHQKEDGSFPAMGRILNKDIQGGIHGKISLTAYVVASLLETGVTSEEERSAVDKAKHFLEANLHSAEDPYATALTAYALTLLHSPSAAVVLRKMNSMAITQDGFTHWSLTGSLVADEDTFMGFNDGLSQSVVSAEVEMTSYALLTYTLLGDVASALPVVKWLSQQRNALGGFSSTQDTCVALQALAEYAILSYVGGVNLTISLASTNLDYQETFELNKMNKKVLQTAVIPSIPTGLFVSAKGEGCCLMQIDVTYNVPDPIAKPAFQLLVNLKEPKSEQHLQAPVLLRSLSPDENRSETFHRERAVVDDDDPAADRDHQEYKVILETCTRWLHSGSSNMAVLEVPLFSGFRADIESLEQLLMNKQIGLKRYEVDGRKVLFYFDEIPSQCMTCVKFQAFREYIVGKTAPVPIKVYDYYEPAFEATRFYNVSENSPLARELCDGPTCNEVESSASQWAGFSHSGPCNNIFGCLEDEYFEQCMCSRDCGYDGDPVCGSDGQIYQNHCQMEVASCRNNTRIEQIPMSQCSNSKNLPEERETNSHTAEQPSVQQTPAAEEGPPLQLDLSYYSYEYDPDPYASEADVFETVAELTTVSTLREVDAIQEVVTTVE; from the exons ATGGCCATCACAGTTGACGCACTCTCCTACTACAAGAGGAACAGCACCATAGGAG CCCGGCGCTGGGCGAGATCCCCGTCCTGTCGCGACCCTCCGGGTTGGGATGGAGGATGGAGGCGGACGGATCGGGGCCTGCGGGCGGAGGAGGacggagcagcagcagcgctgGCGGTGGGCACGGAGTCGGACAGCGGATCTCCGGCGATGCTCGGCGGAGCGCCTCCGAGCCCAAAGGCTCCGTTAATAGAAGCGGAGCGCGGCGTGCAGCGAGCCGAGCCGGGCTGCTCAGACCACGCGGGGACGGAGGAGGAAG ATCACACTCCTGTTATTCTCAATGACCTCCCACTTCCAATCTTGCTTCTTATATGTAGGGGCTATTTGATTGCTGCGCCTTCTGTATTCCGGTCTGGTGTTGAGGAAGCTGTGAGTGTCACCATCTTCAATGCTGTCAAAGAGACAACGGTCCAGATTCAGTTGGTTGTGAAAGGAGAAACTGTGTCACGGGGCCATGGAACTGTTCTGG ATAAAGGAACAATCAAACTGAAG GTGCCTTCAGGGCTTCGTGGACAGGGACATCTGAAAGTGTGGGGCAACCGCCACGTGACAGAGGAGGGCTACATTTTTCACAATTACACCACAGTAACTATCGATAGCAAAGGATCATCAGTTTTCATCCAAACTGATAAGCCTGTCTAtaaacccaaacaaaaag TGCTGATAAATCTGTTCACGGTTACCTCAGACCTGAGGCCGTTCAATGACAGG atTGAAGCTTATGTAGTG GATCCTCGGGGGTCTCGTATGATAGAATGGAgcaatttaaagccattttgtTGTG GCATGGTGAATATGAGCTTTCCTTTGTCTGATCAGCCCGTGTTTGGAGAGTGGCTCATCTTTGCTGAAATGCAGGGGCACACATACAACAAATCCTTTGAAGTTCAGAAATACG TATTACCAAAATTTGAGTTGCTGATTGATCCACCTCGCTACATTCGTGACCTTACAACGTGTGAGAAAGGAACAGTCCATGCCAG ataTACATTTGGAAAACCAGTGACAGGAAGGTTAATTGTCAATATGACTATAAATGGTGTAGGGTATTACAGGCATGAAGTGGGACACCCTGTCCTCAAGACCACCCAG ATTGATGGCTCTGCTGTTTTCGATGTGTGTGTGAAAGACATGATGCCTGCTGATGTCCCGGAGCATTTTCGAGGCACAGTCAATATCTGGGCCACGGTGGTCAGCTCTGATGGGAGCAAACAGGTCACGTTCGATGACTCAACGCCTGTTCAGAAACAGCTGATTGATATCAAGTACTCCAAGGATACCAGGAAACAGTTCAAACCTGGGCTGCCCTACAAAGGAAAG GTAGAAGTCACTTACCCTGATGGAAGTCCAGCTGACAGAGTCACTATTCGGATTAAAGCTGAACTCACACCGAAGGACAATGTTTACACAAGTGAGTTGGTGTCAAGAAATGGCCTCGTGGAGTTTGAAATCCCTTCCATTCCTACAGCTGCCCAATACGTCTGGCTGGAG ACCAAAGTGACAGCAATTGATGGGAGACCATCTGGGGATCAGTATCTGCCAAACTACTTGTCCATCAGTAGCTGGTACTCACCCAGCAAGTGTCACATCCAGCTCCAGGCACCAGATAAGCCTTTCCAG GTAGGAGAGGAGGCTTGGATTGCAGTGAAGTCCACATGTCCTTGCAACTTCACTCTACATTATGAAGTGGCATCGCGAGGTAACATTGTCCTTtcagggctgcagcccagcaacATCACTCAGCAGAGGAGCAAAAGAGCCACGATTCCCTTTGAGAAGAACATGGATGTCACTCATTTCCCAGGAGCAG CACCTACCGATACCCCTGCAACAGAGGTTGAAGTCTGCGTGACCTTCCTCCATTTCTCAGTATCTCACAGCATGGCTCCCTTGGGCCGTCTTCTGGTGTATTACGTCAGGGAGAATGGAGAAGGGGTCACAGACAGCCTGCAGTTCTCTGTGAAGTCCACCTTTGAGAATCAG GTTGCTGTGACTCTTTCAGCAAATGAGACCAGACCCGGTGATGTTGTGAACATCAAGGTCAGAGCTGCAAAATCAAGCTGTGTTTGCATTGCCACTGTGGATAAGAGCGTCTACTTGCTGAAGACAGGTTTTCAGCTGACAGCCAGTCAG GTTTTCAAAGAGCTTGCAGAGTACGATGTATCCGATGCCTTTGGAGCTCCAAAGGAGGAAGGGCACTTCTGGTGGCCAGGCATGTCCTCACGTCGACGCCGTAGATCTTCTGTCTTTCCCTGGCACTGGGATGTCACCAAGGATGCTCGCTTCGCCTTTACA GAAACCGGCTTGGTTGTAATGACAGATACAGTCAGCTTAAACCACAGGCAGAATGGAGGCATGTACACAGATGAGGCTGTCCCAGCTTTTCAGCCTCACACTGGGACACTGGTGGCTACAATGCGTTCTAAAATGGCACAGAG cagagcagagaagagaaaaagaacctTCTTTCCAGAAACATGGATATGGCACTGCCTCAACGTCAG TAATACatcaggagaagcagagctgcacGTGGAAGTGCCAGACTCCATCACTACGTGGATAACCGAAGCTGTGGGTCTTTCTGAGGAGGAGGGGTTGGGCATTGCCAATCAAACCGAGCTGAAGACCTTTAAGCCCTTCTTCATCGATTTCACGTTGCCGTACCACGTCATCCGGGGAGAACAGACCAAAATCCCATTGACTGTCTACAACTACTTATCTGTCTGCGTAGAG GTACACGTGAAGATTTCTGTTCCGAAAGGCATAAAGTTTGTTGGGCATCCTGGGAAGCACCATCTGACAAGAAAGAAGTGCGTTGCCCCTGGGGAAGCTAAACCCACCTCTGTTGTTTTGTCCTTCAGCGAGCTTGGACTGAGCAACATCACTG CAAAAGCTTTTGCTTATGGTGGAACTAATTGCTGTCAGAATGGGATGCAGACCTTAAAGAATGGCAAGCACTCAGAGGACAATTATGTGGACAAAAGGACCCCAGTTGGAGTGGATTATGTTCGCAGTAGTGTTGTTATTGAG CCAGAGGGACTGTCAAGAGAGTACACCTACAGCGTGTTCTTCTGCCCAAATG AGAAAATTCACATTTCTACACCTAACAAATATGAGTACCAGTACATGCAGAAGCCTGCCCAGATGACACATTTCGACATTGCAGTGAAGGCACACAACGATGCTCACGTGGCACTGTCCTCTGGTCCCCACGACATGGCAGAGATGACAGAGATTGTTATTGGTGGACATCAAAATACTAAAACGTGGATTTCCATCAGCAAGATGGGTGAGCCGGTGGTCAGCAGAGACACAGCTGGTATCCTGTCCTGGGATGAATTCCGCAGCTTCTGGATCAGCTGGAAAAATGGAATTATCCAG GTCGGCCATGGTACTCGGGTGCTAAATGAATCTATTATTGTGGAGTGGACAGTCCCCAAGCAGTTCGAGGTGAAGTACATTGGCTTTTCCACAGGCTGGGGGTCAATAGGAGAGTTTAAAATTTGGAGGAAAGAAGAGACTGATGAAAATCACAATGAAGCATTTACTCTTGGAGTTCCCCACAACATAATTCCAGGATCAGAAAGAGCTACAGCTTCAATAATAG GAGATGTGATGGGTCCTACATTAAACAACTTGGACAATCTTCTGCGATTACCATTCGGATGTGGAGAGCAGAACATGATCCACTTTGCTCCTAATGTTTTTGTCCTGAAATATCTGCAGAAAACCAAGCAACTCAGTCAAGAGGTGGAAAGTGAAGCTACTGATTACCTTGTTCAAG GCTACCAGCGCCAGCTGACCTACAAGAGGCAGGATGGCTCCTACAGCGCGTTTGGCGAGAGGGATTCCTCGGGGAGCATGTG GCTGACAGCATTTGTCCTCAAGTCCTTTGCACAGTCCAGGGGCTTTATTTTCATTGACCCAAAAGAACTCACAGCTGCAAAGGAGTGGATCATTCAGCATCAGAAGGAAGACGGCTCTTTTCCTGCTATGGGCAGGATTCTGAATAAGGACATTCAG GGTGGAATCCATGGTAAGATCTCCCTGACAGCTTACGTGGTTGCATCTCTTTTGGAAACAGGTGTAACTTCCGAG GAAGAGAGATCTGCTGTtgacaaagcaaaacacttcTTAGAGGCCAACTTGCACTCAGCAGAAGACCCTTATGCCACTGCCTTGACTGCATATGCCCTGacactgctgcacagcccctctgctgctgtggtgcTGAGGAAGATGAACAGCATGGCAATCACACAAG ATGGCTTTACACACTGGAGCTTGACGGGAAGTCTTGTAGCTGATGAAGATACCTTCATGGGATTTAATGATGGACTCTCTCAATCAG TAGTTTCTGCAGAAGTGGAAATGACATCTTATGCCCTTCTGACATACACACTCCTAGGAGATGTGGCTTCTGCACTCCCCGTGGTAAAGTGGCTCTCACAGCAGAGGAATGCACTCGGAGGATTCTCCTCTACTCAG GACACGTGTGTAGCCCTGCAGGCTCTGGCTGAGTATGCGATCCTTTCTTATGTTGGAGGAGTCAACCTTACCATTTCCTTGGCTTCGACTAATTTAGACTATCAGGAGACATTCGAGCtcaataaaatgaataaaaaagttCTCCAGACTGCAGTG ATCCCCAGTATTCCTACGGGGCTGTTTGTGAGTGCCAAAGGCGAAGGCTGCTGTCTGATGCAG ATTGATGTCACATACAACGTGCCGGATCCTATTGCCAAACCAGCATTCCAGCTCCTGGTTAACCTGAAGGAGCCAAAGTCAGAGCAGCATCTCCAAGCTCCAGTTCTGCTGCGCTCTCTCTCCCCAGATGAGAATCGCTCAGAAACCTTTCACAGAGAGAGAGCAGTGGTGGATGATGATGACCCGGCTGCAGATCGGGACCATCAGGAGTACAAAGTGATCCTAGAGACGTGCACGAG ATGGCTGCATTCGGGATCCTCTAACATGGCTGTGCTGGAAGTGCCATTGTTCTCAGGGTTTCGTGCAGACATCGAGAGCCTCGAACAG ctacTGATGAACAAGCAAATTGGATTAAAAAGATATGAAGTGGATGGAAGAAAagtcctattttattttgatgag ATTCCTAGCCAGTGCATGACCTGTGTAAAGTTTCAAGCTTTCAGAGAATATATAGTGGGGAAAACTGCTCCTGTTCCTATCAAAGTGTATGATTACTATGAGCCAG CTTTTGAAGCAACTCGTTTCTACAACGTGAGTGAGAACAGCCCCTTGGCACGGGAGCTCTGTGATGGGCCGACGTGCAATGAGGTGGAGAGCTCAGCTAGCCAGTGGGCTG GCTTTTCTCACTCTGGGCCATGCAATAACATTTTTGGATGCTTGGAGGATGAGTATTTTGAGCAGTGCATGTGCTCAAGAGACTGTGGCTATGATGGGGATCCCGTATGTGGATCAGATGGACAGATCTACCAGAACCATTGCCAAATGGAAGTAGCATCGTGCAGGAATAATACGAGGATAGAGCAGATCCCCATGTCTCAGTGTTCTAACT cCAAGAATTTGCcagaagaaagagagacaaaCTCCCATACAGCTGAGCAACCCAGTGTCCAACAGACTCCAGCAG